The following coding sequences are from one Humulus lupulus chromosome X, drHumLupu1.1, whole genome shotgun sequence window:
- the LOC133806149 gene encoding uncharacterized protein LOC133806149 gives MVDPPADVPSKNATPPASPLERKSPPSPVGSTQQAAPASTGGDISSRALRLAKDRMAKILKHEHCPEATAGIETMDVDQILTRDLNELASAMLTVTTGHLRLGAITEQSKTSEQRHAEELKAAEAKYAEQLEAAQKTNAALLEEKDKLVEELREKLTVLNKAVEQRDQFKESNQVNYREAKILEEDLIVSKQETTKMEGRIEELERANASNLERYMNATVKCFYDFWKHNQEANFSYLPERTRHAEIARCAARLAEEERARIPASPEISLATGVDGADNEATTVIDQDTPQDPPASWSDIFLLSIYLIIT, from the exons ATGGTAGACCCTCCAGCAGACGTACCCTCAAAAAATGCCACACCACCTGCTTCTCCCCTCGAGCGGAAATCTCCACCTTCTCCAGTTGGGTCGACACAGCAGGCTGCCCCTGCTTCCACAGGGGGTGACATATCGAGTCGTGCcctaagattagccaaggacagGATGGCTAAGATTTTGAAGCACGAACATTGCCCAGAAGCGACGGCTGGGATAGAGacgatggacgtcgaccagatcttaacccGTGATTTAAACGAGCTCGCAAGT GCAATGCTAACCGTGACTACCGGCCATCTTCGCTTAGGAGCTATTACCGAACAGTCCAAAACCTCCGAGCAACGGCACGCtgaagaactcaaagctgccgaagcaAAATATGCTGAACAGCTTGAGGCGGCTCAGAAGACAAACGCAGCACTGCTCGAGGAGAAGGACAAGCTGGTTGAGGAGTTAAGGGAAAAGCTGACTGTGCTAAACAAGGCCGTCGAGCAGAgagaccagttcaaggagtctaaccagGTCAACTATCGCGAGGCTAAAATACTCGAGGAGGACCTGATTGTGAGCAAACAGGAGACTACAAAGATGGAAGGCCGGATCGAGGAGCTTGAAAGAGCCAACGCCAGCAATTTGGAGAGGTACATGAATgccacggttaagtgtttctatgacttctggaaacacaaccaagaggcCAACTTCAGCTATCTTCCCGAGCGCACGAGGCATGCTGAGATTGCCCGCTGCGCTGCTCGCTtggcggaagaagagagagcaaggATACCTGCCTCACCTGAAATTTCATTGGCCACTGGTGTGGACGGGgcggacaatgaagctacaactgtcatcgaccaggacacccctcaagatcctcctgcttCGTGGTctgatatttttcttttatccATTTATCTTATAATTACATGA